From the Deinococcus misasensis DSM 22328 genome, one window contains:
- a CDS encoding ABC-F family ATP-binding cassette domain-containing protein, with protein MHIHVMNVSHFLGQKQVLDRVSLEIEPHQKVALIGKNGSGKSTLLKLISGEIQPDAGTVSCSGRVAMVQQLPPDLHLPIAKHLTPSVLRQARAALDHAETLLSDPTDEHLAQYARAEEQFRALGGWDFAARMEQLLAEMDLPERQSLHQLSGGQLRRVMLARVMLEAADIYLLDEPTNHLDRKGKKALAEWIRATPATVLMASHDRAFMDEVITRTVLIERGKIEVYAGGYSRAMEQKQELEAARMRDFQSQSRKLEALSSEVGSLKSSARSSNTFNHKRAGNQALILAKNKAEHAGNQADKQARALEKRMERMREQMPDKPFQDRHHLVIPESLPILYPNDLLRTENLSTHCTQNISVFLRKGMRVALVGDNGTGKTTLMKAFLSEDPAVQRGLHVKTYFCGQHHEELGQHLTIKDALLYSNPGLKMAEMYQILGHLDLPRDPTSRIEDLSGGEQTRLSLACLSVTDAHLLLLDEPTNHLDVQSIEALEDFLLDFGGGMVFASHDQRLIENVATHLLLLKDSGFEFLEI; from the coding sequence ATGCACATTCATGTCATGAACGTGTCCCATTTTCTGGGACAAAAACAAGTGCTGGACCGGGTGTCTCTGGAAATCGAGCCCCACCAGAAAGTCGCCCTGATCGGCAAAAACGGCAGTGGCAAGAGCACCTTGCTGAAACTCATCTCTGGCGAAATCCAGCCCGATGCTGGAACGGTTTCGTGCAGCGGTCGTGTGGCGATGGTGCAACAATTGCCTCCAGACCTGCACCTGCCCATCGCAAAGCATCTGACCCCTTCTGTTCTCAGGCAGGCCAGAGCCGCTCTGGACCATGCCGAAACCCTGCTGTCTGATCCCACCGATGAACACCTCGCCCAATATGCCCGAGCAGAAGAACAGTTCCGCGCTCTGGGAGGCTGGGATTTTGCTGCACGCATGGAGCAGTTGCTGGCAGAAATGGACCTCCCCGAAAGGCAAAGTTTGCACCAACTTTCTGGAGGCCAACTCCGCAGGGTGATGCTGGCCCGCGTGATGCTGGAAGCCGCAGACATCTACCTGCTCGATGAGCCCACCAACCACCTGGACCGCAAAGGCAAGAAAGCTCTGGCAGAGTGGATTCGCGCCACACCTGCCACCGTGTTGATGGCGTCCCATGACCGGGCGTTCATGGATGAGGTGATCACCCGCACGGTCTTGATCGAGCGCGGAAAAATCGAGGTGTATGCAGGAGGATACTCCAGAGCCATGGAGCAAAAGCAGGAACTCGAAGCGGCCCGCATGCGGGATTTCCAGTCCCAGAGCCGGAAACTGGAAGCCCTGTCTTCTGAGGTGGGTTCCCTGAAAAGTTCTGCCCGTTCCAGCAACACCTTCAACCACAAAAGGGCAGGCAATCAGGCATTGATTCTGGCCAAGAACAAGGCCGAACACGCTGGAAATCAGGCCGACAAACAGGCCCGTGCCCTTGAGAAACGCATGGAACGCATGCGGGAACAGATGCCAGACAAGCCCTTTCAGGACCGGCACCATCTGGTCATTCCCGAGTCCCTGCCCATCCTGTACCCCAATGACCTGTTGCGTACCGAGAACCTGAGCACCCACTGCACGCAAAACATCAGTGTCTTTTTGCGCAAAGGGATGCGGGTGGCTCTGGTGGGAGACAACGGTACAGGCAAAACCACCCTGATGAAGGCTTTTCTTTCTGAAGATCCTGCTGTGCAGCGCGGTTTGCATGTCAAAACCTACTTCTGTGGACAGCACCATGAGGAATTGGGCCAGCACCTCACCATCAAAGATGCCCTGCTTTACAGCAATCCCGGCCTGAAAATGGCTGAGATGTACCAGATTCTGGGCCATCTGGATCTCCCCAGAGACCCCACTTCCCGAATCGAAGACCTCTCAGGGGGAGAGCAAACCCGGCTTTCTCTGGCCTGCCTGAGCGTCACAGATGCCCACCTGTTGCTGCTGGATGAGCCCACCAACCATCTGGATGTCCAGAGCATTGAGGCCCTTGAAGATTTTCTGTTGGATTTTGGTGGAGGCATGGTGTTTGCCAGTCACGACCAGCGTTTGATTGAAAACGTGGCCACCCACCTGTTGCTCCTGAAAGATTCAGGATTTGAGTTTCTGGAAATTTAA